A window of Patagioenas fasciata isolate bPatFas1 chromosome 27, bPatFas1.hap1, whole genome shotgun sequence genomic DNA:
cctttccctttccccttcccctttccctttccctttctgttttcctttcctttctttctctttatctCTGTTTATTGTTTTAAACAGAGCTCCTAACCTTTTAGACTTTGTACACGCTTACATGAAATTTGGGCCCAACCTTCTGGCCAGGGTTCCCTGTTGTGTTCAGAAACCACCACGGTTCTCACTGTTTTCCTTAATGCTAAGAAAATCCAAACAGGTTCAAAACGACACATTTGTTGTTTCATTCAACCTTGAAGCAAATCTTAGATCTGAGTCCCCTGTGGGTAGAAATAGATACAATGCATAGAAATAGAAGAGTTCCCAAGCTACCTGCAAACTTCTCGACTTGAGGAATACCCGCTGTGTTATCTCAGAACCTTCCAGGCGCTGAAGTTCGTGTGTTCCCATTTATTTCTGGAGTCGTCGGCTTGAAAACCGCGCTTCGTTCTCCACGAGCTGGGGGATATGAAGGCGATCGGGACGGCGCTTTGTGCCGCGGGGATCGTGGCCGCGCTCCTGGCTTTCTTCTGGAAAGACCCTTTCGACCCAGGTGGGCTCAGCAGAGGGGTCGTTCCAATGCTATCGGTCACATTAGAGATAAAGGCTCCATTTCCAAGCTCTGCCGGGTGGTCTCGTTCCTGCCCATAGCCCCAGGGGGCCCAAAGCGACGCTCCAGCCCCAGAAATAAAGAGGAGCTTGAAACAAAGAGGAAGACAAATCTAACAGCATTTACAAGGGAAAGGAAATTACCTGTACTTTGCCACTGCCTTCCTCTTGGTTTGCTTTTGATCACAAACTCCTCGGGGTCAAGAACCATCTTGATGGCTGTGCAGCCGCACTCGTGGCTTCTGGAGGTcaatccttttctgcttttagaGACCCATCGAGACTTTCCAGCGCTGACAGCTCCGCTCCAGAGCTCCGCCAGCCGCTGGGGGCGGCGCTGCTGCTTCCTCCCCTTACTTCTGTATCTGTTATTCTCTTTCCCATGAATAAGAGAGCTTGTCCGGCGCCCGCGTCCTCCTGACCGGAGCCAGCGCGGGGATCGGGGAGCAGATGGCGTATCACTATTGCCGCTTTGGCGCCGAGGTCGTTGTGACGGCGAGGAGGGAAGCCGTGCTGCGGGAGGTAAAACTGCTCAGTGTGTATCCCCAGGGTGCACTGAACCTGCATCCTTCTCAGAGTTACCTCTGTTTAACTGCCCGGTTAAACAGCGTCTGGATGCACAATCAGCTCCCTATGGTAGATGTAAAGTGTCTCTGTCCCGAATTGGCTTTCGGTGACTGTAGTGCTGGGAAAAACCCAGTGCTCTTATTTCTAGGCGTTCCCCCACACTCTATGTTGTTTAATCTATGGATGTGCGTTCATTTTCAAGGTGGCAGAAAAATGCAAGACACTTGGAGCAAAGAAAATACTTTATATCCCTGCAGATATGTCTTCCCCTTCAGAGCCCGAGAGGGTGGTGCGGTTTGCTGTGCAAAAGCTGGGTAAGCAAAGAATAAATGACGGACTAAGGAGAGAGAACAAACTTCGCATTATCTGGTGTCTTCACTACTTCATTATGCTCTTGGTTTTCCTGATGTGGGTGTGTTAAGAAACAAGTGTGTGCTGTGACCAGGCCGGCAGCCATCACTTCACACCCTTCTTTTAAACCTTCTACTGTTCCTGATGCTTTTGCACATAATTTTTCTGTTACAAATAACTTTGGAAGTCTGCAAAGCTGCTTGGATATGGACATATTTAATGTATCTTCATGGTAAAGCACTTTGCAGCCTCCTGCTGGGTCCGGCCCTGCTGCTGCATTTCGGGGTCCCTTGGTTGGGGGGTGGCCTCGCTTTACCTGCTTTCCCTCCCACCCACAGGGGGACTGGATTACCTGGTGCTCAACCACATCGCTGCGAACCGGTTCCAGATGTGGGATGGAGATGTTGAATACACTCGCCGGCTCATGCAGGTGAAACGGCTCATAGGGAAACCAGCGACGGCTCGTTGGCTCGCGGAAAGAAACCCGTGTGTTAAAGCCCAGGAGCGACCTTTGTTCTGACTCCATTGGGAAGGCCGATGGATGCCACGTCTGTCCCCTCCCCACAGAGATTATTCTTCTCACTATTCGTTTGAAAAAGCAAACCCCAGCCGTGCTCCTTTCCCTTCCTGACCACTTCCCTGGCTTGCTGGCTCGTGCTGCCCTTCCTCCTCAACTCTGTTGCTCCTTCCATCTCTACTTTTGCCATTCCAGGTGAATTTCTTCAGTTACGTGGCCCTCGCAACCGCGGCGCTTCAGACCCTGGAGAGGAGCAACGGCTCCCTGGTGGTCGTTTCCTCCCTCGCAGGTCAGTGTCTTCAGCCGGCCCCGTGGCAACGATGGCTCCCAGCACATCGTGCTTCTCCGCGTCCTCCCGCCCCGCAGCGCGTTTAGAGCGGCGAGGACCGGCCGCTTGTTTTCTGCAGCACCTTCCGCTTTGCGTTCCCTAACTCGGCTCTTCCCTCGCCAGATGTGTTGGCATTTGACGGGATGTGGCCACGATCCGCTCTGCAGGTGGATCATCACGTTGGGCTTTCCAGCCCGGCGTGTCACCTGCTTATTGTGCAAGTTAGAAGAGATTTCCTCCCTTTATCCCACGTACGTGGTGGCTCTTGTGCTGGGACGTGCTCACACAACGCGGCGTCATTTTCCAAGCGTCTGTGTTGCTAGAAATAGAAACACCTAACAGAATGGTGCAGGATGGCAAAGCCAAAGTCTTTACCCACATTCCCTCTCCTTACAGCCACTTTCCTGGTGTTTTCCACTCTTTTTCCCCTCAGGACGAATACCCACTCCCTTCACCACTTCTTACTCTGCCTCCAAGTTTGCGCTGGACGGATTCTTCACCTCGCTGCGCCACGAGCTCACCATGCAGAAGAGAAACGTCTCTGTCACCCTGTGCATCCTGGGCCTGATCGACACCGCCTCGGCGCTGGAGAACACCAGGTGTGTATTTGGAGGGGGCAGGAGTCAAAGAAACACACACGGCGACTGTATTCAGGACGGTGTGCGCATCTGGTTGGATGTGCGGCCCTGCAGGACTCGGTCTGACGGTTCAGAGCGCGCCAAGGACCGAGCGGCTCTGCGTGTGCCGCTGTTTGCTCGGGCTGCCCGGGGTGGcggctgtggggacatgggacgaTGGCTGAGGAGGCAGCTGGTTAAATAGAAACGTAATCCCTGCAGAATGGGATGGGGAGACCTGTGGGGCGCCCTCCCCATGCAAAACAAGGGGCTGAGTGCTCCTTGCACAGGCTGGAAAGGggtgaagaggaggcttagagctgagctcagcactctctagaacgacctgaagggcagttctagccaggggggattgggctcttctcccaggcactcagcaataggacaagggggcatgggcttcaactctgccaggggaaattgaggctggagatgagaaagcaattctgtgcagagagagtggtcagcattggaatggctgcccagggaggtgctggactcaccggccccggaggttttgaaactgagattggccatggcacttagtgccatgatctggtcaatggactggagttggaccaagggttggactggatgagctctgagggcttttccaacccatcCATTCTGTGATTGATTCCTTCCAGGGGCAAAGTGTACATGACGGCTTCTCCCGCTCCCGAAGCCGCGCTCGCCATCATCCGCGGGGGAGCCATGCGGGTGCAGGAGCTGTTCTACCCCTGGTTGCTGCAGCACGTGTGCCAGCTCTGGGTTCTGTTCCCGAGTAACCGCGACCGGGTTTTACAGAGTTACTACAACTACAGCAGCCCGTGAGGACGCTCGGTCTCCCGtcccccatcccttcccatcacgtcccccatcccactgagcTGGAGGGGGTGACAATGGAACCTTCGCCTTTCCATGAGGCTCCTCTTGGCGTGTGTCCCCTCCCGCTCCAGCCGCAGGTCTGATATGGGGCAgattgtcccctgtccccatctcagCCCCCATATCTCCCCTGTTCAGCCTCAGCTGCTTTCACCCTGCGGCTCCTCAGCCCCAGCTCTGTACAGCACACCCCACAATGTCCGTGCATTCCACCGCTTCATTGGTTTGCTCCTTGCTTCCTCTAAATAGCATTTTAACCTCTATTTTAATTAAGCTATTTCGTAACGTGTTGCTGGCACACATTGAAGTTCCCTTTGTCTTCACGCTCTACCCAAGAGGGGCTGCAACCAACGCACAAAGGAAAACCCCACTTACTCAGCAAGTAAAacttttattaaataaatttaagattttttttgacCAGAGTGAGGAATTTGACATTGACGAAACTTGTACCTGTAACATTGTACAGTCACATCAGTAATTGTGATGGAAGAAACCGCTTGTTTTAAACCAGCTTGACCTGCAATTTCCcaagtccttttattttttcccgtTTTgcctttgttggtctttttttttgttttctttttttttttttccaaaattagaTTCAACTTCATGAAATTACTTGTAGCAGAAATAAAGTACATTGTACAAATCACATACATAATAGATGTTAAGTATAAAAATGGTATTTACAATAGGTAAACATGGACTATAGAAACACGCGGACTCGCGCAGCTTCGCCCATCGGCTCCGCACCGGGTGCAGGTTGAGGTGTGCAGGTACTTAAAGAACCTCAGTACCCCCATTTTGCTTCACTATCCATTGCACCAACTTCTTTTCCACCAACCCTCTGACCACATTGAagcgcagacacacacacacacacacacaagggaaTGTTCTTGGTACATTACCAAACTCTGCAATATTGAAAGTAATGATTCAGGAGGTTTGTAGGgctggtttgtgggttttggcgTCGTTTTCGTTCCTTATTTTGGTCGCAACCTTAAAGAGACTGTTTCAAGTCATTAAAGGGATGTGCCTTATCAATACAACACTCCCACTCCCGGAGAGCTTTGTTAAATCAAGCTCTGAACGACGTTCCGTGTTTAAGTGTGTATAGCTCTATCTATATACGCTGCAGAATGCATAATCCGTGCCTTGGAGGGGGTGGTGGGTTCACAAACCAGAATGGCGACCGTCTGTCCACGGCGCCGTCCGTGTGTCTGCTCGGGAAAGCTCGGCGGAAGGGGCGCGTCCCCTTGCTCAATTCGGATGGAGGAAAAACGTCCCTTTAGTGTGGGAGTCCCCGCTGCCCGCTCCCCAGCGCCGGCTCAGTTCTGACGGGGGGAGGCAGCTCTGTCCCTTGCTTAGGAGCTCGCACCCGCTCACACGCATCTTCTCGCGCCGTGATGGAGAAAACGCTCCATTACCACGGAGCGCTACGGAACACGGAGCTGCGCCCATGCGGGGAGGCAGGATGGCTCCTGGAGGCGAAGGGGCTGGTCTCCTGTGCCTTCAGCCCGATCGAGGAGCGCTCAGGATGGGCTTTGGCACCGCATTCCGGGAGCTTTGTCTGCAGAAGCCCTTGGACTGAGCTCTTGAGATCCTCAAGCAGGCTGGCGCTCCGGTCGGTGGACGAGTGCATTGAGCTGAGCAGCCGGCCGGGCCCTAATCCTGGAGGTCCATCGGTATCTTTCTTGCTGCTGTTGAGCAGAGAGATGCTCTCTGTCCATCCTCTCAAAGCGTTCAGGCCTATCTGAGAAGACATTGTAAAGGCAAACCCTTAACTTCCAGTCCCTCTTGCAAGGAGTCAGTCTCTGAATGGAAAAGTTTGGTCCTGTgagccactttaaaaaaaaatagagactgtgtatatatatatatatatttatatttatctgtGAAAGGgccaggagggagggagggacagaGCTACGTTTCCATACATCACTGCGGTAACCCAGAGACACAGCGGTGGGTTTTCTTGGTCCATGTACTCCAGGCACACCCCGAGAGGAAGAGCTTCgggtccccaggggctgctggttTTCTGGTCCCTTTGCTATGCACCGCATTAGCAGCAAATACACGAGTCCATCGCGGCAAGAACCGTCCTGCTGGGCAGATATTGAGTCTTCTCTTTAATCGCATGGTTTtgggaggagggcaggaggaggatggggtggggagcagagaaaggaaagaagtggTGTCAAAAGAGTTGATAAAGTTACTGGCCTCTCTGTAAATCAACCCGAAGCAGAAATTCTTCCTCTGGGCTTTCCCTTCACCTGAATAgaaagggaggagggagggaattgGGAGATTAGGAGCTACGCAAACCTCAGACTCTGAGTTGCTTAAATGTGGGGGAAAGCGACCCCAAGGAGAAGGGACCAGGACCTCCCTTGCTCCCAGCGCTGGGGACGGAGCGGCTCCCACACcaggcagctcctctgggggctgTGGTCCCACCTCATCCctgctccatgatccttgtggaccATGGGATTGTCCCTTCTCACCCTGGAAAGCACCCTCTGCAGACTCGGGGCACACGGAACCGTTGGAAACAGAGCTGTTTGGTTGTAAAACCCTTTTAGGGGCTGAGACCACAGGCAAGAGATTTGAAGCCATCTGCTTGTCAGGGCCCTGAGTGCACTAACACGTCTTAACAGCCTTGACCAGCCCCACCTGTGGCTTCTGCCCATGGACCAGCTCAGGCCTGGCCCCCCAGTCTTCACCTGTCCTGGCCAGGGATCGGATTTTCTGGACTCCAAGCCTTGCATTGCCTTCCTATGCTGGTGTCAGTTCTGCTTATTATTCTCATTATAGACCTGCCCGGCATTCACTGGACTATGTCTGACCTTGTTTACCTTCACCAGACCCCATCCTAATTTTGACCTGCAGATTCCAATCTCTGGCTTGGCCTTGGGCCTCTGCCACAGATTGATGATGATGATCTAGACCCTTGGCTGGACCTGACCACCATCTCCGGGCCCGTCTGCGTCCCTGTGCTCAGCTCTGAGCTCCCAGCCCGCGGGGGGACCGTGCCGCGCCGGCGCCGGCTTTACCTGCGCTGCAGAAGCGACTCCTGCTCGCTCACTGCTGACAGTAGGGGTGGTTGGCATCCTTGGGTCGTTTCAACTGGACCTTCAAACGTTTCATACCAATCTGGAAGCCGTTCATGGcctggatagcagtctgtgcacTGGATGGGTTGTCAAAGCTTACAAAGCCTGGAAGATAGGACACAGGCACAGGTAATAACAACACTTTTGGTGCTGTGCCCAACGCACGAGCGTCCTCGTTATCTGTGACGCTTCCCTTGCCCGCTGGCCTCAGCACTCACCAAAACACTTGCTCTGGTTGGTGGCACGATCCATGAACACCTTGGAGGAAATGATATTGCCAAAAGGCAGGAACATCTGCATCAACTCATTGTCTCCAAACTCCTGAGGGAGATGGTAGATGAAGAGATTGCAGCCTTCAGGACCTGCAGGCACGGGGGCAACGGGGAGGGACAAAACAGAGAGCCCCAAAGGGGAAGAGAAATGGGCTCAACTCAGCACTGGAAGAGAACCCAAGCGCTGTCTCCTGCTGCCTTGACCTCCCCTTGCTCGTCTCCATCTCTGGCCCACCAGGAATTCCGAGGGCTCTCTGAAAGCAGCCGGGAGGCAACATGCAGAGCCAGAATTTCACAGCTTGCCCAGTTCTGACACGGGGCGCTGGACACAACCCTCGGAGTGCCTGGATGAGCTGAGGTGACAGCCCCTGGTTCACAGCTCTCCCGGCCCCACGGGAGCAGCAGATGCCGCTGTGAACGCGGTGCTGTGTGAAGGTGCTgctgcccacagctctgcagcgGTTGCCTTCAGCCCAGGGGCCACAGCCCCAACTGGAATCTCCTGCATGGCCACACATCCAATTTACGGGCTGACCTGGTcctgccttccccttcccttgCTCCCCGTGAGTGCTGACACCTGCTGTACAAAGCAGGAGCAGACAGCCAATGCCTTCGCCTCCAAACTCTGGCCAGGCCAGTTTTGAAATaagccaaaaaaaaccctcatgagGCTGGGAAGGCTGAAGAGAGAGGGCAGTACATTGGAGAGGCTGGTTTGACCGGTACCAGTGTGGTTCTTGCATTAGCAAAGCTGGGGAGGAAGGGCTCTTTTCCCTGCCTGCATAGGGGAGGCGCTGACCGTACCCTTAGGTGTCAAAGCTTGGTGTTGTAGTGCTTGCTGTCCCCTTTGCACTTCGTATCTGGCCAGGCATGAGCTCAGAATGATTGCACGCCATGCATCCTGTGAGCCCGTCCAGTGCAGCCACCGCACAGACACGGTTGGTTCCGTAACCTCCAACGTTCAGGGTTACCAGGGACAGAGATCAGCGCTGTCCCTGCGGTTCTGCGGTGCAGACGAGCTGCACAAACCCCTGTTCCCCCCCCGTGGGCCGGACACGCGTGCCCACCCCGGTCCTCACCttctcgctgctgctgctgcaggatgggaggtggctgagggatgctctgggcaatgggggtgatggcgGTGGTGGGGTACACGGCTGGATTCCGAGGAGACAGAACAAACCGCTTACCTGAGGATCTGGTCAGGCACACGGGGGCCTGGGGGAGACAAGGGAAGCTGGTACCTGCGTACTGCTGGACTCCTGTGAACGCTGGGTGCAACGTCTCTGCTACCGAAGGGCTCTGGGCTGCAGAGAACAGCATCGTCAGCACAGCAAAGGGAACCACGCACGTTCTGCCTCTCTCTCCCCACCCTCCCGCCAAGTGAGACTCAGTGCCTGGCAGGTACAGAGCTAGAAaacacatcctgtgtggggaacCCAGAAAAGAGGAGCTAATTGCAGTTCCTAAAGTCTCTggatgttttttggggggttggttttgttttcctgctctcCATACCTGAGTACGGCACAAGGCCGTTGGTGTAAACTGTTTCCAAGGTTGGATGCCCGTTCGGGAATGGTATCACTCCAGTGAATCCATTTGAAATGGGCGCCACCAGTCCCGGCatggctgctgtccccaggagtgGTGGTGAATgtagccctgcagagccacaagagaggagaggaggagaggacacCCCCTGAGCgctccctcctcccctctgcCCGACAAGACCGCTCGGTGCGAAGCTTTTAATCTCTTCTAGTTGGCATGTGGAGGTGGCAGCCTGGTGCTGGTGACAACCTGGTGCTGGTGATGGAGCCTTCCCGAAACTAGGAGCAGCACCGGTGAGAATAACACGTGCAGCATCACTAATCCTGGCTGCTGTCAGAGCTTTGGGATGGAACGTTTCTAATCCAGGTTTGTACAGCACCTGGCATGATATAGCCCTGCTCGTGACAGCCGTCCACATCCAATATGCATTATTACTGATATTATTACTGTGTGATGATGAATAACAGCGCTGCTGTACTCAGAGTCAGGTGCAACCCTGCGAACCCGCGTCCTTCTCCACTGTGTCAAAAGGCAAAACCGCAGCAGAGAACAGCAGCGGGGCAAGAGGACGCGCGTTGAACACCTGAGGGTGTCAGGGAGGCTGCAGGAACTTGTGCAGAATGAGGGGCTGCCGTCCTCAGCGGCTGCGTGGTTGGAAAAGCGCGGCCGAACGCAGACGCTGAGCCCAGAGGGCTATAGGAGCTGTTTTACCTGTCTGAGCACCGGGCGCAGCCCCTCACCTGATGCTGGTGCGATGGGAGCGGCCGGCAGCCCGTTGAGGCTGACGGCGCCGATCTGCTGGATGTGGCACGGGGAGAAGGCGACGCCGGGGCTCAGGTAGCTGCCGTGGGAGGTGGAGAGAACCGTCGTCTGCTGCTGCATCAGCTGCAAGGCAGGAGCCGCAGTCAGGGCCCTGGGCTGCTCGGTGCTCGCTCCGCTCCGCCGGCGGCTCCGGGGCCCATTCTGCCCGTCTCTGCTCCCTCCACCGCTCCTGCAGCGCCCTGACCGCAGCACTCACCGCCCTGCTGAGCACAGCAACCGCAGCCCCCACCGCCCTGCCAGGCAGAGCATCCACAGCACCCTGATCACAGCCCCCACCACCCTGCCAGGCACAGCAACCACAGCATCCCAACCGCAGCACTCACTGCCCTGCTGGGCACAGCAACCGCAGTCCCCACCGCCCTGCCAggcagagcatccacagcccccaccaccctgcagggcacagcaaccgCAGCACCCCAGCCGCAGACCCCACCACCCTGCCGGGCACAGCAACCACAGCATCCCAACCGCAGCACTCACTGCCCTGCTGGGAAAAGCAACCGCAGCCCCCACCGCCCTGCCAGGCAGAGCATCCACAGCATCCCAACCGCAGTCCCCACCGCCCTGCCAGGCAGAGCATCCACAGCACCCCGACCGCAGTCCCCACCGCCCTGCCAGGCACAGCATCCACAGCATCCCAACCGCAGTCCCCACCGCCCTGCCAggcagagcatccacagcccccaccaccctgcagggCACAGCAAACGCAGCACCCTGACCGCAGACCCCACTGCCCTGCCGGGCACAGCAACCGCAGCCCCCACCGCCCTGCCAGGCACAGCAACCTCAGCACCCTGACCGCAGTCCCCACCGCCCTGCCAGGTAGAgcatccacagcacccaccaccctgcTGGGCACAGCATCCACAGCACCCTGACCGCAGACCCCACCACCCTGCTGGGCACAGCATCCACAGAACCCCGACCGCAGACCCCACCACCCTGCCGGGCACAGCATCCACAGCATCCCAACCTCCGCCACTTCTAGGGCAGCACCAGGAGTGCGGTAACAGCTTTGCCTTGAGGAACAGGGTTCCAAATCCCTCTCCTCTTGCCCAGCCTCAACAAGGAGAGCGTGCAGCTGGGAGACACGCGGAGCTCGCTCGGGTACGCACACAACCAGGTGTCCATTGCGGGGACCGGGGGGGGAAACTGTTGCTGTATGAAATTGCGAATGCAAGAACCAATGCCTGCGATGCACCAGTTCACCCCAGCAGCGCTCGCTCCTCTCAGTCTGATTCGAACACGTATGTAACTGTTAAGCTGCATCTCCTGGGCCTGCGAGGAACCTCAGACGCAGCATCTACCGCTCCAAGCCCTGCAGCGCTCGAGCATGAAGGATGTTGGGATTCCCTCGGCTTCCCTGGGGTCCCAGCTCCCCAGAGCCGCCCATGGACATCTGGAGATGCTGTAAGGAGACTCGGTGAGgaaatccctccctccctccctcccgtccCCACTTCCAGAGATATTAgacagcatttcaaagggttGATGCCCTCTCACTCTGATGGGGACACTGTATGCACTTGAGAACTGGCTACGATCTCTCCTCTGGGAAAATGGAGAGCAAAGGCTGGGATAACACAAAAGAAGAAACAATCAGCTCTCAGGTCACTGCCccggaaagaaggagagagaccAAAACCAGTGGAAagtaaaaaggagggaaaaaatctGAAAGAGTGCATCTCAAGTCGAGGGGAAAGCCAAAATAAAGGCACAGAGCAGGAAGGCCAGTGGAGGATTGGAGACAGCAACGAACTTACAGACACAGCTGGGGAGAAAGAAGAGGCAGATAAGCAAGGAGCACAGCCTAGGCCTGGTGGCTTCTGGTCATCACCAGCTTCTGAAGATTGGGGGGCACCTTAACGACCAAGTCTAGAAGCTCTGGCTGCTCTCCTTCCTTACACACCCTGGACCATAAGCTAATATAGTGCTTTCTGCCATAAAACCTCACTGTGTAGCCCATTCCTGCCTCCTTCACCATGCCCAAGTTGGTGCCGTCTCCATGACAGCAGGAGATCCACCAAAACGATCACCCCATGGCTGACCCACGGCCACAACCTCAGACCTCAGGTGGGGCGGGTGGGTCACAGGGCTGGACAGACACGGCTGGTCCTTGCAGGAGATGCCGGTGTCTGGGCAGGAAGGGCCTCTCCTCCAAACCCTGGTGCTTGGGATGGTAGAGCTGTTCTCAGCCTCATTACACAAGAACCAAATAATGTGTTGGACAAATTCTGTGCTTGGTTCCCAAACTTCACCAACAGTGTAGCACCTCAGTTTTACCTCTTTTCTCTTGCCACACACCTCAATGGCATTTGGCAGTCTCTGGGGATTCACTGAGAGGAAACAGCAGATGAGCCACAATTCCTTCTCTGCCATGTAGATGAACAGGAGACACACCAAGTGGCCACTGAAGCCAGAGGTGGAAGAGGTGTCCACATAAATGAGGTTTATTTGCACTCCTCCCCTGGAAAATCACTTTTGGTAACAGAAGCTACTTTCGAGTCCTGTGACAGGAGCACCTCTCATGCCTTGAGCAATTTCTGAGCCTCCTTCCATGGCCTTTATACTTGGTAGCAGAGACCTGGAAGCGACAGTCATCGAGGTGCCAGACCCAAAAGATGCTCCACCGCAGCTGATGGGGGACTCGTTGAGTTTGGGACCTTCCTCAAACATCAACAGCAATGACCACCACCCCTCCAAGGCACTGAGGTTCTCTCACTAAGATCCAAAGCGCAGCCAGAACTGCTGGAGCACCTCTGAGCctctgctccatccccagcaccctGCGAACCCCCATCGAACGCACTGGGGGGAGAACTTCAGCAGAGAAATAAAACACATGAACCTGGGTGCAGGGCTCTCACGGCTCCAAAACCAAAGAGAGACGCACGTTTGTGCCCCAGCGCCGCAGGAGCTCAGCAGCTGGCAGACCGCTGTGTCTGGCACACATCACCCACCAGCGACCACTGAGCTGGCCTCAAAACAACACTGAAAGACACTGGGTCATGCTCGACCTGCTCCCGGCCACCTCCACCAGCCTGCACACCAGAGAAAGCCAACCTCACTTTGAGGAGGTCCCGGTGCTCTCCTGTCACCCCTTCCAGGAGAGAAACGCACACAGACTGGGCTGCTGAACGGAGAAACGAGCCAGGAACAACTCCCACGTGCCCGGAAGCCTTAATGCATTGTTAGAGAGACCCGTTTGTGGTCTCCCAGCCCAGGTACGGTGTTGCCCCACAGCCAAGAGGGCAGCGtttccccccacacaccccccgtGATACTCACAGCCTGCGCATAGGCGCTGTATGGGCTGAACGGCAAGGTGAGAGATGGAGTGAATATCCCCAGCTGCCCCACCATTTGCTGCATACGCCGGAGGGTCCTCTCCTTATCTGTGTCAGCAAACTTCACCACTAGACTGGAGGAGGCACCCTAGGCACAGAGAGGAGACAGAGAGAGGAGGCGGGGGGGAAAGAGGCCAtgggacagccaggcaaggtgggacagggcaggacaggcagcagaGAGGAGCCGAGAAGGAGCAGAAGAGCAAATATTGGTGTGGAAGTGCTTGGGAGCTGCCTGGAACCTGGGCTGTGCCCttccccatccatccatccatccatccatccatccatccatccatccatccacccacccatccatccatccatccatccatccacccacccatccatccatcccttcccctcacaccctgaGCCTTGCACAGCTGCACAAGTGCGTGCACACATCCCTGGCTGCATTCGCCGGGTGATGGTGCAGCCAGGAACACCCAGGACATTGTCAGCCACAAGCACCATCTTTCCACCACCTTGAGCTGGGCCGGATAGGCAGAGCGGTTCCTGGCAGCTG
This region includes:
- the HSD11B1L gene encoding hydroxysteroid 11-beta-dehydrogenase 1-like protein isoform X1 is translated as MKAIGTALCAAGIVAALLAFFWKDPFDPESLSGARVLLTGASAGIGEQMAYHYCRFGAEVVVTARREAVLREVAEKCKTLGAKKILYIPADMSSPSEPERVVRFAVQKLGGLDYLVLNHIAANRFQMWDGDVEYTRRLMQVNFFSYVALATAALQTLERSNGSLVVVSSLAGRIPTPFTTSYSASKFALDGFFTSLRHELTMQKRNVSVTLCILGLIDTASALENTRGKVYMTASPAPEAALAIIRGGAMRVQELFYPWLLQHVCQLWVLFPSNRDRVLQSYYNYSSP
- the HSD11B1L gene encoding hydroxysteroid 11-beta-dehydrogenase 1-like protein isoform X2 — its product is MAYHYCRFGAEVVVTARREAVLREVAEKCKTLGAKKILYIPADMSSPSEPERVVRFAVQKLGGLDYLVLNHIAANRFQMWDGDVEYTRRLMQVNFFSYVALATAALQTLERSNGSLVVVSSLAGRIPTPFTTSYSASKFALDGFFTSLRHELTMQKRNVSVTLCILGLIDTASALENTRGKVYMTASPAPEAALAIIRGGAMRVQELFYPWLLQHVCQLWVLFPSNRDRVLQSYYNYSSP
- the CELF5 gene encoding CUGBP Elav-like family member 5 isoform X3, producing the protein MARLTEGEARRQPPPPLPPPAPQPPRRASPMSSSGGAEPPAQPDSMKDLDAIKLFVGQIPRNLEEKDLKPLFEQFGKIYELTVLKDRYTGMHKGCAFLTYCARDSAIKAQTALHEQKTLPGMARPIQVKPADSESRGGRDRKLFVGMLNKQQSEDDVLRLFEPFGVIDECTVLRGPDGNSKGCAFVKFSSHTEAQAAIHALHGSQTMPLMQQQTTVLSTSHGSYLSPGVAFSPCHIQQIGAVSLNGLPAAPIAPASGLHSPPLLGTAAMPGLVAPISNGFTGVIPFPNGHPTLETVYTNGLVPYSAQSPSVAETLHPAFTGVQQYAAVYPTTAITPIAQSIPQPPPILQQQQREGPEGCNLFIYHLPQEFGDNELMQMFLPFGNIISSKVFMDRATNQSKCFGFVSFDNPSSAQTAIQAMNGFQIGMKRLKVQLKRPKDANHPYCQQ
- the CELF5 gene encoding CUGBP Elav-like family member 5 isoform X1: MARLTEGEARRQPPPPLPPPAPQPPRRASPMSSSGGAEPPAQPDSMKDLDAIKLFVGQIPRNLEEKDLKPLFEQFGKIYELTVLKDRYTGMHKGCAFLTYCARDSAIKAQTALHEQKTLPGMARPIQVKPADSESRGGRDRKLFVGMLNKQQSEDDVLRLFEPFGVIDECTVLRGPDGNSKGCAFVKFSSHTEAQAAIHALHGSQTMPGASSSLVVKFADTDKERTLRRMQQMVGQLGIFTPSLTLPFSPYSAYAQALMQQQTTVLSTSHGSYLSPGVAFSPCHIQQIGAVSLNGLPAAPIAPASGLHSPPLLGTAAMPGLVAPISNGFTGVIPFPNGHPTLETVYTNGLVPYSAQSPSVAETLHPAFTGVQQYAAVYPTTAITPIAQSIPQPPPILQQQQREGPEGCNLFIYHLPQEFGDNELMQMFLPFGNIISSKVFMDRATNQSKCFGFVSFDNPSSAQTAIQAMNGFQIGMKRLKVQLKRPKDANHPYCQQ
- the CELF5 gene encoding CUGBP Elav-like family member 5 isoform X2, producing the protein MARLTEGEARRQPPPPLPPPAPQPPRRASPMSSSGGAEPPAQPDSMKDLDAIKLFVGQIPRNLEEKDLKPLFEQFGKIYELTVLKDRYTGMHKGCAFLTYCARDSAIKAQTALHEQKTLPGMARPIQVKPADSESRGGDRKLFVGMLNKQQSEDDVLRLFEPFGVIDECTVLRGPDGNSKGCAFVKFSSHTEAQAAIHALHGSQTMPGASSSLVVKFADTDKERTLRRMQQMVGQLGIFTPSLTLPFSPYSAYAQALMQQQTTVLSTSHGSYLSPGVAFSPCHIQQIGAVSLNGLPAAPIAPASGLHSPPLLGTAAMPGLVAPISNGFTGVIPFPNGHPTLETVYTNGLVPYSAQSPSVAETLHPAFTGVQQYAAVYPTTAITPIAQSIPQPPPILQQQQREGPEGCNLFIYHLPQEFGDNELMQMFLPFGNIISSKVFMDRATNQSKCFGFVSFDNPSSAQTAIQAMNGFQIGMKRLKVQLKRPKDANHPYCQQ